Within the Aspergillus luchuensis IFO 4308 DNA, chromosome 5, nearly complete sequence genome, the region TGCCACTTTGCGCCGTCAGCTGTCACCctctttgctcttcttcgttCCTGGTGGTCTcgcccctccctcttcgtccCACCTGTCACCATGTCTCGGCCAGAGTTCAATGATTCCCCCTTGCCGAAAGACTCCCACCAGTACGATCCGGTCATGCAATCGGAGCCCGAGCCGGACTCGCCCGttgtttcctcctcccccatccgcCATCGTACCCTCCGGCAGAGAATCTCTGCCGCCGTCGCCAAGTCTGGTTCCAAACCGTTGCTATGCTTTCTGCCTCTAGGCCTTGTGGCGGACGCGCTACACTGGAACCCCGTCCTGGTCTCCATCTACAACTTTCTCGCCGTCATTCCCCTCTCCGTCATAGTTTCAGATTGCTCCGATGAGCTGTCTGACTCGCTAGGCCAGCTCATGGGGGGCTTGATCAATGCGACCTTTGGTAACTGTGTCGAGCTGTCGGTGAGTCTCAAAACCTCTGCTGGGCGCTAGGGATGGGATCTAATATCAGGACTGTAACTTTCCTAGACCGGCATATTGGCCCTTATTCGTGGCGAAATATACTTTGCGCAATCTGTCATGATTGGGAGCATTTTGtccgatctccttctcatccttggtTGCTGTCTCGTCGCCGCCTCATACAATaccttcatcctccatttCAACAAACCTGTCACCGGCGCGCTCGCCTCATTGATGGTGGTCACCTCGGTCGGACTGATTCTGCCTTCAGTCCTGTATTCCACTTTCCCGTTTGACCTGGGGGACCAGATCGTAGCGTTTTCACGTGGCACATCTGCCGTTCTATTGGCGCTCTATGGTGGGTATCTATATTTTCAGCTGGGTACCCATagccatctcttcctccaagggGAGACCGAGAGCAACTCGTCGCGGGAGTCACAGCGCAGCATGAACTGGCTCACGACAAGTCTGGTTCTGTCCTCGCT harbors:
- a CDS encoding uncharacterized protein (COG:P;~EggNog:ENOG410PNP3;~InterPro:IPR004798,IPR004837;~PFAM:PF01699;~TransMembrane:10 (o77-96i108-131o137-161i173-195o207-228i256-276o288-311i323-349o355-376i383-402o);~go_component: GO:0016021 - integral component of membrane [Evidence IEA];~go_function: GO:0015369 - calcium:proton antiporter activity [Evidence IEA];~go_process: GO:0006816 - calcium ion transport [Evidence IEA];~go_process: GO:0055085 - transmembrane transport [Evidence IEA]); the encoded protein is MSRPEFNDSPLPKDSHQYDPVMQSEPEPDSPVVSSSPIRHRTLRQRISAAVAKSGSKPLLCFLPLGLVADALHWNPVLVSIYNFLAVIPLSVIVSDCSDELSDSLGQLMGGLINATFGNCVELSTGILALIRGEIYFAQSVMIGSILSDLLLILGCCLVAASYNTFILHFNKPVTGALASLMVVTSVGLILPSVLYSTFPFDLGDQIVAFSRGTSAVLLALYGGYLYFQLGTHSHLFLQGETESNSSRESQRSMNWLTTSLVLSSLAIVVCTKNIMDSIPATAATLNISKTFIATILIPIISNSCEGAVVITACGGGGDVNFAISMIVSSILQIGLFAIPFLVMLGWVIGTPMTLYFETFHTVVLFFSVLLVNCILQDGKYTYIHGSMLVAMYAILTLAFYVR